The nucleotide sequence GAGGCGTTCTTGATGGTGAAAATAAATTAACTACCAGTCAGGGAATTGTTACATACAAGGAAAGCAATGATCCTTTAGCAACTAGAAAACTAACCTTGAAAACTTATGTGTTGAGTAATAATGCTTTTGTAATGGTAAAGCAAAAAGAAATTCCTACTCTCAGCTACGATAGTTCTTACAAGATTCCGGAGAATCCCAAACCTTTTGAGCCAAATTCTACTTCTTCTACCTCACTAGGCAGTTTTAAAACGCTTGATTTAAATGGGGACGGATTATCAGAACTTATATTCACAGCCATTGATTATATATGTAATTCCGACGTCTTTGATCCCAATTGTGATCAACCGCAAAATAAATCTGCGCCAAGTTGCTGGGAAACCAGATGTCATACAAATTATAGAAGTTTTGTTATTGATCTTAATATAGATAATTCACAGAATGCAGTCTCACGTATCAATCTTGGTGAAGATATTAAAGATTTAGATTTTATTGATTTTGATGGTGATGGAAAGACTGATATTGTACGTAAGTACGAAACAGGATTGAATTGGTATAGCGATTTTAAAAAAAATTATTATGGTTATTATACTGCTGAGAGGTCCACTTATGCTTCTTTTAATGGCGAATTGGCTGGATTGCAATATGGCGATTTTAATGGGGATGGTAAATTAGATTTTGCGGTTCCGGAAAAAGGTGTGGACGAGACTTCTAACTGGAGGATCTATACGAATACAGGAACAAACATTTTTAAAGAACAGTATTTAAGTAATTTTTTAATTTATAGAAAATACCCTTATCAATCTACAAACAATACCAAACGACAGGTCATCTATTATACCTTCACTAAAGATCTGAATAACGATGGCAAGGACGATTTTATAAATGTACAGTCAGAAACTTTTCGTAAACACCAACTTGGTGCTAACCGAGATTCAGATTACGATCTTAAAATAAAAATTAACGAAGGTGCTGACGCAACTGGAAATATAGTTTTTAGGGAGACTTATACAGACCATATTGACTCCACGGAAGAGGATCACTTTGTACCAATCAACATCTCTGCAAGAATCTATGGTATCGATAGATTTATAATGATTAAACATGGTAATAATAGATTGTTTACCTATGATTATTTTAATCTACCGATTAGTTATACCGTGAACAGAATTGATCAGTCTGGTACTTCAACTAGTATAAAATATAATGAACTGGATGCAGGAAATACCAATACAGTCAACTTTTATCAATCAAAAAATGATTATACATATCCATATGGTACTTTAAAAAATATTATCTCAAAATCTGTTGTTACCCAATTGCAACAAGCTGGCAGACTGCAGGATTTCCGTTATCGAAGTCTTATTTCACATTTCCAGGGTCGTGGGATAATGGGCTTCAATCAGGTAGCTCGCTCTACTTGGTATGCTATAGGTTTTGAAAATACTAAAGTTTGGAATGGAGCTGAAATGGATCCTCTAAAATCCGGTGCGCCATACAGAGAATGGACGATACATACCAATAATGAGAGTCAGATATTCCCAGCAGATTTATCTGTGAACAATAGTAGTTTAAGTTCATTTAAACAAACAGAATACACTATTGACTATCTTCTGAATAATTCTGTGGTTAATTATCCTTCTACGCCAACGCCAAATTTGGTGACTGCAATGACTCCTATTAAGATAACGGAAAAGGATTTTTTAAAAAACACAACCTCAATAAAAACAATTGAATATGGAGATTATTATCTACCTAAAAAGACGATTACAAATATTGATAGCGGTTTTGCAACCTCAATAAACACACTGGAATATTCTCACAATCTCTCTGCTTCTGGAAAAGACTATCACGTTGGCCGTCCCAAATCTAAAACAGAAAGTATGTCCGTGTACGGAGATCACAAAAGTTCAAAGCAAGAATATACATATAACTCCAACAATCTCTTAGAAACACAAAAAACATATAACAGAGATAATACCGGTTGGTTGAAGGAAGATTTTATGTATGATGATTTTGGAAATGTTACGAAAAAAGAAATCACCAATAGTATCGATACTTACAAGAAATCTGATGAAACTACTTTTGATGATAAGGGTAGATTTGTTATTAGCAAAATAGATAATCTTGGACTTACTACAACAATCGAATACAACGATTGGGGGCAAATAAAAACCCAAACTGATCCTTTGGGCAATAAGCTGAACAATACTTATGATGGATGGGGGAAACTATTGACAGCCAAAACAAATCTAGGTGGCACTAGCACACATTCTTACGAAAAACTCAGCAATGGCGATACTAAGGTTGTAGCATATGAACCGGATGGCGGAATCAAAATTACCTACACCAATACGCTTGGTCAGAACTATAAATCATCCGTAAAAGGTTTTGCAACTAACACATACATTTCTGTAAGCACAAATTACGATGTCTTAGGAAGAAAAATAGCAGAGAGCGAACCTTATTTTGGTGATACACCTCCTCCGTTTCCAACTAACATCACATATGATGTAGATGTAAAAGTTCCTGGATGGAATATTATTAAATTTAATGATAACGTATTCCCAGCTAAAATAAAAACTATATCTTTTAATAATAAACAAGCAGAAAGTTCAGCTGATGGGCTTGTAGCGACTGTAAAAGAACTTAACGGATACGGCAGAACCACCTCCAAAAAGAGCGATGCTTTAGGAAATATAGTGTCATCCACAGACAAAGGAGGTACCATAACGTTTAAATATAATGCAGCGGGAGAAAACACCGAAGCAAACTATGGAGGAAACATCGTAAAAACTTCTTACGATGCCTGGGGTAACAAAACACGTTTTGAAGATCCTGCCAACGGCGTTTACACTTACGAATATAACGGATACTTTGGAATGCTATCAAAATCCATCAGTCCTAAAGGAACGAAAAGTTATACTTATAATGGCAAAGGACAATTGGTTTCTCAAAGGAAAATTTCTACAGACGGATCTGCGGCAACAGATAAAACAATCACCTTCGCATATAATGACAAGGGGATGCTTATCAACAAATCAGGGACCTCTAAAGGGAAAGCATTTTCCTCTTATATTAATTACGATGCGCTAGGCAGAGTTATCTCCTCGGGAGAAAATAGCAATGACAGATATTATCTTCAGAAAGGACTTACTTACGACGATAAGGGCAGGGTTACGTCCTACGAAAAAAGCCTCTATTCTGCTGGTGTTCTGACCAAAGTTACCATAGAAAATCTCTACAGCAGCTGGAGCGGCGCGCTCTACCAGGTAAAAGACAAGTCCTCAAACAAAGTATTATGGGAACTACAAGATACCAATGCCAAAGGACAGGTCAAAAAAGTCCAACTGGGTGGCACTACAATAGATAACTCATACGATGCCAATGGTTTTCTCAGCAGTGTCCTGCATACCGGGAATGCTGCCCATAATAGCATTCTGTCTGTTATCTATAATTTTGATGCTGTAAAAAATGAGCTGAAAAGCAGAAACACAGGAGGCGATTTTAATATACAGGAGCAATTTGATTATGATGACAACAACCGCCTTGTCAACTGGACGGATCCGGTAACTAATATAAAACCGTCAGCAGAAAGAAACGTCTACGATATCAAAGGAAGGATCACAACCAATGATCAGGTAGGAACCTTCAAATTTGGTAATTCTCAAAAAATCTATCAGCCAACAAGTATGGTGCTGAATGATGCCGGAACACAGAATTACAATAATGACCTGCTCCAAAAGATTACTTACAATGAAAACAACGACCCCGTTTTTATAGACGGCGTCAAAGGCGATGTGCGTTTTGAGTATGGACTAACCTCTATGCGACAAAGAGTGACCTACGGTGGTAACTTTGATAAAAATGGCGACGGAAAATTCACCAAATACTATAGCGAAGATGGTAGTTATGAGATCATAAGAAACAATCAGACCGGTCAGGAGAAACATATGCTCTACATTGGCGGCACGCCATATGACAGCAATATTGTATATTTAAAAAACTATGCGGAAAGCACCGGGTCTTACAAATTTTTGCATAAGGATTATCTGGGAAGCATTCTTGCTATCACAGATGAAGCAGGCAACAAACTGGAGCAAAGACACTTTGACGCTTGGGGAAATCTTACCCATCTGAAGATTGGAATGCAGGCGACTATAACCGATAAAAACCAGATAAGAGATTATTTATCTGGCGGAAATCTAATATTGGACCGGGGCTACACCAGCCACGAGCACTTTGCAGAAGTAGGACTCATCCATATGAACGGGAGATTGTATGACCCGCTCCTGAGAAGATTCCTGAATGCAGATGAGAACATCCAGGAGCCATACAACACACAGAATTATAATAAGTATGGCTATGTACTTAATAATCCGCTGATGTTTAATGATCCTACTGGAGAACTTTTTGGATTAGACGATTTTCTAGCAGCTGTTATTATCGGCGCTGTTGTCGGTGCCCTAACTTATTCTGCAGGCGTATTAATATCCGGAACTTATTGGAATATTGGCAGTTTCTTAAAATCTACTATCTTTGGAGCCATATCCGGTGCGGTCACCTTTGGGATAGGTAGTGCCTTTACTCCCGCCGCTGGAACGGTCCTTACACTAGGACAGGAAATAGTAAGCGGCGTAGCGCAGGGTGTTGTTCATGGCTTTGCTCAGGGGATTTTATCTTTAGTGCAAGGCGGTAGTTTTGAGCAGGCATTTGTGTCAGGAGCATTGGGTAGTTTAGGCGCATCAGCTTGGGGAATGGGGATGAATGCGATGGGTTTTGGAGAAGCTGCAAAAAGTGCTGTTGGTGTGATCGGTTTTGGCGCATTAAGTGGTGGTGTAGGTTCTGCTCTTTCCGGCGGAAACTTTTGGCAAGGTGCTGTGATTGGGGGAATTGTTGCTGGATTAAATCATGCGATGCACCAAATGACCGGACCGGGAGATGGAGACGACCCAAGAAACCCAAATAATAAAAAGAGAATTACCTTAAAAGAAGCAAGAGAAAATTATTTAAGAGCAAGAGAAGAACGATTGTATCAAGATATACAATCTATGGGAGTTGAGTTGCACGAAAGTGATTTTGGAGCAAATGGTAGAGCAACAATCAATTATGACCAAAAAGGATTTAATGGTGTAGATAATGCATTAGTTCACGGAAATGTAACATTTGAACGAGTTCCAGGAAATCCAGGATATGCACAAGTAGCTTATGTCGATAGTTACGGTTGTAGATGTGGAGCTTATGATTTTGAAATGCACGGAAATCCAATTTCAACAAGAGGCAGTTGGAGTACAATGTTTAGAAATGCTGCCACTGCAATCGGAGGAATAGTTAATAGTTCATATCAAAACGGGTTGATAATATCCGGCAAACCTTTTCTAATTCAATATACTAACACTGTTAAAATTTTGAAATAATGAAAAAGTTATTGATAAGTTTTGTAACAGTTTTTGTTCTAACTTCTTGTTCTCAAAATGAGGAGGATATTAAGAAACAGTCATTTGATGATGTGTATTTTTATTTATCAAACTATTATATAGTAAAGGATACTAACCAAATAATACTGACTTCATTTAAATATAAGGATAAAGGAGATTATGAACTGCATTACAAAATAAAAAATAATGATAGCCTTTGGATAAACCATTACTATAATGAAAATGATTTGTTTGTAAACTTTTTCTATAGAGAAAGTGATAAAATAAAAAAAATTACTGATAGTATTAATACAGAAAGAAGAAAAACAGGTTATTATCCTTTTAGAAAGCGATGGGATTGGGTAAATGAAATCTCAGATTAAAAAATAAACTCCTCGCAAAAGCGAGGAGTTGTTTTTATAACGCTGCAATATTTTTCTGCAGATAATCTTTAAACCGTTTTTTAGAAACGAAAGTTTCAATCAGTTTTAATAAAATATTTTTTTCTTCTTTGTCGAGTTCGTTGATAAGTTTTAGTTGTTCCAGAACTGCGGAATCTTCTACGGAAACTTCGTTGGGAACACCGCTTTTTTCATTAAAGAAAATAATATCGTCCACAGCAATCCCGAAATGTTTGGCTACAAAAATCAGTTTATCAACAGGAATATCCTGTTGATTGTTTTCCATTTTAGAATATCCGGTTCTATGCGTGTGCATTAAATCCGCCATATCCTGTTGAGTTAAACCCTTATTTTCACGGAGTTTTTTTAAGTTGTCACCTATCTTCATAATGAAAATTTTGTAAAGCAAATTTACTAAATTAGAACATATAAGCAAAATTTGTTTTATATTAGAAAATATATTTGTTCTATTTGAGAACTTTATTTATCTTTGTTGTGTTCTAAATATTCACAGATAAAAAATTTCCTATGGAAATCTTCGAAATCAAATCCCGCTTAACACTTTTAGAAGTCCTGCAACATTACAATTTACAGCCAAAAAACTCAATGCTGAAATGCTTCTACCACGAAGATAAGAAACCAAGTCTGCAAGTGAATTTGGAGAAGAATTTTTATAAATGCCACAGTTGCGGGAAAACCGGAGACGTGATACAGTTTATAGAAGATTTTGAGAAACTCACGAAACACGAAGCCATAAAGAAAGCGGAATCTTTGGTTGATGGTTCACAGAAATCGGATTTAATTCTGGTCAGTTCCATCACGGAGAGAGGAAAGACGAGGAATTGATTAAAAAATCTTTAGAAGCAGGATTATTGATAGATAAAGGAATTTTGGGAAGAACAGGCGAAAAGGCGTTTGGAATTTTTGCGAATAAATGTTTGATTTTTCCTTTAAGAAATCAGCAGAATGAAATCGTAAGTTTTTACGGAAGAAGCATTTTAGAAAGCAAGGAAGCAAAGGATTTTTACTTAAAAAACCGCAGAGGAATTTATCCCGGTTATCCAAATCCTAAAACCAGAAAACTAATCCTTACAGAAGCGATAATCGACTGTGCAAGTCTTTTACAAATCCTGCAGATAAAGGAAAACTACAGCCCGATAAGTTGCTTTGGAACCAACGGACTGAACGAAGAAATATTAAACTCAAGCAAAAGTTTAGAGGATTTGGAGGAGATTATTTTCTGTTTTGATAATGACGATGCGGGAAAAAGTGCAGTAAAAAAATACGCTGAACTGTTGAAAATTGAAAATGGAAAGTTGAAAATTACAAGCGTGGAACTGCCTAATAACGACATAAACGAAACTTTGCAACTACATACTGAAGAAATATTTGCAGAACTACTACAGAACCGAAGAGATATTTTTCTTTCAGTTGAAAAAAATAAATCGGACGAAGTGGAGAATCTCTCCAACTCCACAAATAAATCTGTGTCATCTGTGCAATCTGTGGGAAATACCATTGATTTTTTAAGCCAAAAAGACTTATTGAAATCCCTAAACCAACTCATAGAAAAGGCGGGAATCATCGGCGAAGAAAACAGCAGGCTGTTACTCTTTTTAATCACGATAAGTTACCTGAATAGAAGTCCAATGCACGGAATTGTTCAAGGATCAAGCGGAAGCGGAAAAACGCATATCATCAGCAGGATTGCGGACTTGATGCCACAGGAAGATGTTTTAAGGTTTACAAGAATTACCGAATCAAGTTTATACAATTGGGGCGAGTTCGACCTGTTCCAAAAGATTATCATCATCGAGGATCTGGACGGCTTAAAGGAAGATGCTTTGTATGCGTTACGGGAATTTATCAGCAACCAAGTTTTGAGGAGTTCCGTAACGATAAAGGACAAAAAAGGAAATAATAAATCTTCCCATAAGATTGTAAAAGGTCAGTTTAGTTCTTTGTCTGCTACCACGAAAGGCGAAACCTACGAGGACAATATGAACCGCAGTTTTATCATTGCCATTAACGAAAGCGAGGAACAGACCGAGAAAATTATAGCATACCAAAACCGCAGAAATGCAGGAATCATCAACCGAGACGAAGAACAAAAGGCAATCAACTTTATTCAAAAATTAGTCAGAAACCTAAAGCATTACGAAGTGGTAAATCCTTATGCAACCCAAATCCAACTTCCAAATAATGTAAAAAACAAAAGGCGACTCAATGAAATGTTCCAGTCCATCATCAAGCAAATCACCATTTTGCACCAATACCAAAGAGAAATAAAAAACGGTTTTTTGGTAACAGAAATCGAAGACATTGAGAACGCTGTAGAAATCCTGTTTGAAAGTATCCTTTTAAAGATAGACGAATTGGACGGAAGTTTACGGCAGTTCTTTGAGAAGTTGAAGAAAGCATTTAAGGACGAACATTTTAACCGCTTTGAAGCAATGGAAGTTACGGGATTTAAGAAAACGCAACTACAGTTTTATTTAAACGATTTGGTAAGGTTGGAATATCTAAAACAGATAGGTTTTGCTAACAAGGGATTTAAGTATAAGATCAGTTACAGCGACAATATTTTAAGAGTTAGAAAAGACCTGAAAGAAGCCTTTGAAAAGCAGTTACAGGAACTCAAGAAACAAAATCTAAAAACTTCCTATGACCAAAACATCGAACACCAGCGAACGCTACCGAGCACCAGACGGAAGCCAAACGAACGCCAGATTTTAGCAAAAACCGATGAATAAAAGAAAGTTTTTAGCGTTCGGTAAAAATCAGAAAAAACACAAAAGCAAATCGGTCATAGATGAACGAACTCTATACGGAAATCTATCAGCAGGAACTCAAAACCTACAAGGAGCATCTAGAAATTTTAGGCTACCATAAAGCAACCATCACAGCAAAAAGGCTTTATCTGAAAGCATTCTTCAAATACCTGGAAGAAAACAAAATCTTTGCTTTAGAAGAAATCCAAGCCAAAAATATTGCAGAATATTACAAAATTTTACAGCAGAAGAAGAACTTCAAAAACGGCGAACCATTAAGCAGGGAAAGCGTAAACGGAAGGATGCGCAACATCCAAAAATATTTTGGCTACCTGTTGGAACTCGGAACGCTCAAGAAAAATCCCGCATCGGCACTTATTTTTTCATCTGAAAAAGAAAGGAAGGAACGGATAATATTTACCCAGGAACAAATCCAAGAACTTTACGAAGTAACAGAAAATTTACAGGAAAGAAATATCCTGAACATTGCGTATGGATGCGGACTCAGGGCGGGAGAATTGGTCAGGATCAACAAAGAGGATATTAATCTGCAGGAAAATTTGGTGGTCGTGGAAAAGGGCAAAAACAACAAAAGAAGAATCATCCCGATCAGCGAGAAGATAAAAGAGGAAATCCAAGAATTTTTGAAGAGCCAAGAACAGAGAACCAAGAACCAAGAAGGAAACGCATTATTTTTAAACATAGAAAACCGAAGAATGCAGGCGAAAAGTTTTGTCGCCATCCTAAAAAGGTTGCTTCAAAAGACAGAATTTGGACAGAAATTTACAAAATCAGAACTGCAGAAAATCGGCATCCACACATTGAGACACTCCATTGCGACACACCTTTTAGAAAACGGGATGAAGTTAGAACAAGTCCAATACTTTCTCGGGCACAACCAAATCGAAACCACGGAAATCTATACGCACATCAACCAGGAACAATTAGATAATTTGAAAATGTGATAACGAGATAATTTGAAAATTAGAGCGGTTGAAAATCTTTTAATCATTCAATCCTTTAATTTTTAAATCTATGGAACTCGAAGAATATTTACAGGAAAACTACAGCGAAACCTCCTACAAGACGCATAAATGCACGATAAACAAATATCTGAACTATGCGCAACAAAAAGCCAAAACAGCGGAATACAGAGACATTCTAAACTATATCGCCCATTTAAGAAAAAACGAAGACCTTACACCAAAAACGATAAAACATTATCTGTCCGCCGTAAAAATTTACTATCAATATTTATTAGAAACAGGGCAGAGAAATGACCATCCTTGCAGGGAATTATACCTAAAAGACAAAATTAATAAACAAGTAAAAGTAGACTATCTCTACAGCGAGGAAACCTTGGAAAACTATTTGGAAAAAACCAAAGAAGATCCAGACGAAAATTTAAGGAGGAGAAACGAAGTGATTGTAAGTTTATTGGTATACCAAGCCTTGACGGTCGCAGAAATCTGTAACTTAAATATCGAAGATATTAATTTAGAAAAGGCAGAAATCTCCATCAAATCCGAAGACAAAAAGAAATCGAGAACTCTGCAACTCAAAGCAAAACAAATCCTTTTATTCTACAATTATTTAGAACAGGATAGAGAAAAATTAATAAAAAATATTAAATCTGAAAAACCGACAAAAGCCTTGATTACAGGGAAATTGCAAGAAAGAGTAAGACCCAATGTTTTAAACCGAATGATTAACGAAAGAAGGAATCCCGAAGAAAGACTACAGCCGATAAAAATCCGACAAAGTGTAATCGCAAATCTTTTAAGAAAAGAAAATGACACGAGGATCGTCAAGGTTTTTGCGGGACACAGAAGGGCGTCAACGACGGTAAAATATCGACAGACGGAACTCGAAATTTTAAAGAACGCAGTCAATAATTTTCATCCGATAAAATAAGAACCGAGATAAAAGAACCAAGAAAATCCAACGCCTGCATTTTGGTTAAATATCCCGCCCTCCGAATAAAAAAGCCATTTTCGCCAACGCTCTCCCGAACTTTGCCGACGCTTTAAATGCCGCAGCAAGTAACATAATCAAAATTATAGTCATACCCAACGCTTTCGGGGAGTTCGTCCACTGCGCTCCCTCACAATGCCGACGATGCCTATAATTTGGGATTATGCAAAATGCCTTCCCTTGTTCCGTTTTTGAGAAAAACTCCACAGCCACCGCTTTAGCCGACGACTTCCCCGAAACCTTTCCAGCCCGAAGAAAAAGACTTTTTCGCCAACGCTTCCCGCCCGTTCAAAGGAAAAATGCGCCAACGCTCCGAACCGCTCCGAAAGAAAATTTGTAGAAAGTAGAACCAAAATGTGGATTTGTGGAAAAAGCCAACGCCAAAACCCGACACCGATTTTTTCCACAACCCCACATTTTGCGACAACAACAGCGACAGTGTTTTTTTTTAACGATTGAAATTTTTTGAAACGGAAGATTATTTTTTTTTCAATTGAAAAAGAAAATTTATCTTTGAAAAGCGAGCAGGAGCAGAAGTTCACAGTGTAAAGCCTCGCGCGAGAAAAACTGGAGTAGGCAAATCCCGAAAAATGGAGCGGGAATTATAGTTGCCGGATTGAACCACGCGATGCACTCCGGTGATATGGAACCGGATAATGGTTATGATGAAAATGGTAGGAAAATCAATGATTTAGGTGGCGATAAAACGGATTATATTCTAAGAAAAAATCCTTTTGGCGGTGATGGTTATCAGATATTAGATCAAATAGATGTAAAGCACACTTATGGTCCTTTTGGAGATAGTGAAGGATATGGATATAGAAATCACTATGTAAAACAAAACTTACCAAGCCCAGCATTATACGATCCAAGTTTTGACATTATGTCAAATTATGTTGGAGGAGCTGTAGCAGGAAAAGCTTTAGGAGTTGGTTTAGGATATCTTTCGACAAGTAATAAGATTGGACAATTGGCTTTCAATAGTAAATATATTGGAGGATCTAGTAAGTTATTTGGTAGAGGTTATTTAGGTTCTTTTAATGGAGCAAAAAATGGAGTTTTCAATAGAGGTACTTATAGGATAGGTTGGTCATATTACAAAGGAACTCATTATTTTCAGCCACGTATTGGACCAATGTTTGGGGCAAAACATTTAACACCTTGGTTTCAATATAGACCTTAGAATATGGAAATTAACCAAGAAACAATTAAGTTTTTTAAAAACAATAAAGACAAGCTGTGTAATGATTTCATTTTTAATGGGATGGTTGCTAAGTTAGAGTTAATTGACTTTTCTATATTGGATAATTCAAAATCTCATTGGAATGAAGTTAATGAACAATCTCAAATTCATAAAGAATATAAAATAGTCATTGAATCAAAAAATGGTAATCAACTCCCTATTACATTTTTATTATGGAATTCTTTTGATAATACATATATTGGAAAAGAAAGTTATCATATAGCAGATGATGCAACAGTAAGAAATGAAAAAGAATATCAGGAATATTCTAAATTTCTATATTATTTATTTGACTGTAACATTAAAGAGACCATTTTCTATAAAAATAATAAAGTTGTAGGATATAATTATGAGTTTGTAAATAATGGAAATACTGTTCATAGAATCTCACATAATAAATTATTCAAAATATTCTATGATAATAAGATTGTTAATCTATATGATTCCTGGATAAAATAGCTTTATAAAAAACCCCGCTGCGCAAAGTCTCCCGACTTTGAGCAATCACAAATAAACCCAATAGCGCGGAATCGCCATCCGCGCTATTATTCTACATATCTGCTGAAACTGCTTAAAAGCCGATAAGCTAAATTTTTTGTATTTTTGAAAACATTCAAAAGATAAAAATGAAATTCAAATCCATTATTGCAACAGCAGCCGTCGTTTTCTACACGGGTCTGCAAGCTCAATCTATGACCAGCTCTAACTATCCCAAGGCCGTAAAAGGAACTCAAGTTGATAACTATTTCGGAACTCAGGTGGCAGACCCTTACCGCGACCTGGAAAATGATTCCGAAGCCACCAAAAAATGGGTGGATGAAGAAGTGGCTTACAGCCAGAACTACCTTTCCAAAATCCCCTTCAGAGAGACAATTATAACTCATTTTAGTGAGGAGAAAAGGTACCTACGTGTTTTATCATAATATTTTCCAATATTTGTCTACTTATATCTTTCCAAGTCATAATTTACCTCTTAACTAGT is from Epilithonimonas vandammei and encodes:
- a CDS encoding RHS repeat-associated core domain-containing protein, giving the protein MKNLYIFFAALISVSSYSQSILNQAETGSRTVSDPQTVILAQGFSASSSVSNPFVAKIGASSETPTNPTNSDAGSTNPSGQVGNTSLKFHDTTGNIDVNGSGQLQYTLPIALPPGVKSVAPQVNLVYTSGSGNGIAGYGWSISGITAISRVGRNIEKDGEVRGVKMDYSDYYSFNGQRLILKSGEYGKDGAEYVTEKYSNVKIKSLGSISGQQYQGPEYWEVTFEDGSQAWYGGISAGTSAARTPMEYNIVKWKDAQGNFITYNYTQTSNVAMISSIQWGGNETLGKSHFNEIVFTYQTRSLVESSYVNGIQFLQGKSLDDITVYCNSNLFKKYKIEYGKDLSISKYEYVNNIKEFNSNNEDSNPVYFQKSEIPYIAKRQDLSANLISENQKFGDFDGDGRVDLLYYNGGSPGYYECLDYDDYGYCSQQGNYIEATGGGTYVVFNKFDGNNAPVKVSDEDLSKGIVIGGVLDGENKLTTSQGIVTYKESNDPLATRKLTLKTYVLSNNAFVMVKQKEIPTLSYDSSYKIPENPKPFEPNSTSSTSLGSFKTLDLNGDGLSELIFTAIDYICNSDVFDPNCDQPQNKSAPSCWETRCHTNYRSFVIDLNIDNSQNAVSRINLGEDIKDLDFIDFDGDGKTDIVRKYETGLNWYSDFKKNYYGYYTAERSTYASFNGELAGLQYGDFNGDGKLDFAVPEKGVDETSNWRIYTNTGTNIFKEQYLSNFLIYRKYPYQSTNNTKRQVIYYTFTKDLNNDGKDDFINVQSETFRKHQLGANRDSDYDLKIKINEGADATGNIVFRETYTDHIDSTEEDHFVPINISARIYGIDRFIMIKHGNNRLFTYDYFNLPISYTVNRIDQSGTSTSIKYNELDAGNTNTVNFYQSKNDYTYPYGTLKNIISKSVVTQLQQAGRLQDFRYRSLISHFQGRGIMGFNQVARSTWYAIGFENTKVWNGAEMDPLKSGAPYREWTIHTNNESQIFPADLSVNNSSLSSFKQTEYTIDYLLNNSVVNYPSTPTPNLVTAMTPIKITEKDFLKNTTSIKTIEYGDYYLPKKTITNIDSGFATSINTLEYSHNLSASGKDYHVGRPKSKTESMSVYGDHKSSKQEYTYNSNNLLETQKTYNRDNTGWLKEDFMYDDFGNVTKKEITNSIDTYKKSDETTFDDKGRFVISKIDNLGLTTTIEYNDWGQIKTQTDPLGNKLNNTYDGWGKLLTAKTNLGGTSTHSYEKLSNGDTKVVAYEPDGGIKITYTNTLGQNYKSSVKGFATNTYISVSTNYDVLGRKIAESEPYFGDTPPPFPTNITYDVDVKVPGWNIIKFNDNVFPAKIKTISFNNKQAESSADGLVATVKELNGYGRTTSKKSDALGNIVSSTDKGGTITFKYNAAGENTEANYGGNIVKTSYDAWGNKTRFEDPANGVYTYEYNGYFGMLSKSISPKGTKSYTYNGKGQLVSQRKISTDGSAATDKTITFAYNDKGMLINKSGTSKGKAFSSYINYDALGRVISSGENSNDRYYLQKGLTYDDKGRVTSYEKSLYSAGVLTKVTIENLYSSWSGALYQVKDKSSNKVLWELQDTNAKGQVKKVQLGGTTIDNSYDANGFLSSVLHTGNAAHNSILSVIYNFDAVKNELKSRNTGGDFNIQEQFDYDDNNRLVNWTDPVTNIKPSAERNVYDIKGRITTNDQVGTFKFGNSQKIYQPTSMVLNDAGTQNYNNDLLQKITYNENNDPVFIDGVKGDVRFEYGLTSMRQRVTYGGNFDKNGDGKFTKYYSEDGSYEIIRNNQTGQEKHMLYIGGTPYDSNIVYLKNYAESTGSYKFLHKDYLGSILAITDEAGNKLEQRHFDAWGNLTHLKIGMQATITDKNQIRDYLSGGNLILDRGYTSHEHFAEVGLIHMNGRLYDPLLRRFLNADENIQEPYNTQNYNKYGYVLNNPLMFNDPTGELFGLDDFLAAVIIGAVVGALTYSAGVLISGTYWNIGSFLKSTIFGAISGAVTFGIGSAFTPAAGTVLTLGQEIVSGVAQGVVHGFAQGILSLVQGGSFEQAFVSGALGSLGASAWGMGMNAMGFGEAAKSAVGVIGFGALSGGVGSALSGGNFWQGAVIGGIVAGLNHAMHQMTGPGDGDDPRNPNNKKRITLKEARENYLRAREERLYQDIQSMGVELHESDFGANGRATINYDQKGFNGVDNALVHGNVTFERVPGNPGYAQVAYVDSYGCRCGAYDFEMHGNPISTRGSWSTMFRNAATAIGGIVNSSYQNGLIISGKPFLIQYTNTVKILK
- a CDS encoding helix-turn-helix domain-containing protein; the protein is MKIGDNLKKLRENKGLTQQDMADLMHTHRTGYSKMENNQQDIPVDKLIFVAKHFGIAVDDIIFFNEKSGVPNEVSVEDSAVLEQLKLINELDKEEKNILLKLIETFVSKKRFKDYLQKNIAAL
- a CDS encoding CHC2 zinc finger domain-containing protein; its protein translation is MEIFEIKSRLTLLEVLQHYNLQPKNSMLKCFYHEDKKPSLQVNLEKNFYKCHSCGKTGDVIQFIEDFEKLTKHEAIKKAESLVDGSQKSDLILVSSITERGKTRN